The following proteins are encoded in a genomic region of Paenibacillus sp. FSL R7-0273:
- a CDS encoding glycoside hydrolase family 3 N-terminal domain-containing protein codes for MNLEQKIARMCITGLPSMAADSAFEERQGALPSGGLGLFPHNINNEYQLRRLVHGVTSAAERLGFTSPYLLSIDEEGGSLANLKRMFPHVPGNRAVGLTGDPAAAFLQGKFIGSQLAALGIPMSWAPVLDVNTNILNPVVGVRSYGEEPAIVAELGAAFIKGMHEAGVAVTAKHFPGHGQVDGDSHIELPACGLTLEELKSGPLIPFTAAIAAGSDAVMMAHIVFPEIPQAEGLPASLSPFFVTDLLRNELGYQGVICTDDVEMVAIRNTFEPELIGELAVAAGNDMILMCHTPEFQDRVIRGIAEAVRNGRIAEARIDESLQRIARLQERMLLHSRHASPVPRTEWDSRTAELTRATVKLQRDPRKQLPLSAELRYLLLLPQPERLTLADNTDSKALELGGLLADRGFDLSVQYIPNNPAASGMINEIIAGLEECDTVILGTWNAHIFSGQLDLAEALNREKPLIAAVLRNPYDADRLPSAASVILVCGTSAYSLESLADVLTTGRTI; via the coding sequence ATGAACCTGGAACAAAAAATCGCCAGGATGTGTATAACCGGACTGCCTTCTATGGCAGCGGACTCCGCGTTCGAGGAGCGGCAGGGAGCCTTGCCTTCAGGCGGGCTCGGATTGTTTCCGCATAATATAAACAACGAATATCAGCTTCGCAGGCTGGTCCACGGTGTAACGTCTGCCGCAGAGCGGCTCGGTTTCACTTCACCTTACCTTCTCTCCATTGATGAAGAGGGGGGAAGCCTGGCTAATCTGAAGAGGATGTTCCCGCATGTGCCGGGCAACCGGGCAGTTGGACTGACCGGAGATCCCGCAGCCGCCTTTCTGCAGGGAAAGTTTATCGGCAGCCAGCTGGCTGCACTGGGCATTCCGATGAGCTGGGCACCGGTGCTGGACGTAAATACGAACATCTTGAATCCTGTAGTCGGTGTCCGCTCTTACGGTGAAGAGCCGGCTATAGTAGCAGAGCTTGGCGCCGCGTTTATCAAGGGGATGCATGAAGCTGGAGTTGCCGTTACTGCCAAGCATTTTCCAGGCCACGGACAGGTGGATGGTGATTCGCATATTGAGCTTCCGGCGTGCGGGCTGACCCTGGAGGAGCTAAAGAGCGGACCCCTTATTCCGTTCACGGCCGCCATAGCTGCAGGCAGCGACGCGGTCATGATGGCGCATATCGTCTTTCCGGAAATTCCGCAGGCAGAAGGCCTCCCGGCCTCGCTAAGTCCGTTCTTTGTTACAGACCTGCTGCGCAATGAGCTGGGTTACCAGGGTGTCATCTGCACGGATGACGTCGAAATGGTGGCAATCCGCAACACCTTTGAGCCGGAGCTGATCGGTGAGCTTGCAGTGGCTGCCGGCAATGACATGATCCTGATGTGTCATACACCTGAATTCCAGGACCGCGTCATCCGGGGGATAGCCGAAGCTGTCCGCAATGGCCGGATTGCAGAGGCCAGAATTGACGAATCCCTGCAGCGGATTGCCCGGCTTCAGGAGCGGATGCTGCTGCACAGCAGGCACGCCTCTCCGGTGCCGCGCACCGAGTGGGACAGCAGGACAGCCGAGCTTACCCGCGCAACAGTAAAGCTGCAGCGTGATCCCCGGAAGCAGCTGCCATTATCAGCGGAGCTGCGGTATCTGCTGCTGCTGCCGCAGCCGGAGAGGCTGACCCTGGCGGATAATACCGACAGCAAGGCTCTTGAGCTGGGAGGGCTTCTGGCAGACCGGGGGTTTGATCTTTCAGTACAGTATATTCCGAACAATCCTGCTGCTTCCGGTATGATTAATGAGATCATAGCCGGGCTTGAGGAATGCGATACAGTTATTCTGGGCACCTGGAACGCCCATATTTTCAGCGGACAGCTGGATTTGGCCGAAGCCCTTAACCGCGAGAAGCCGTTAATTGCTGCCGTTCTGCGTAATCCTTATGACGCTGACCGGCTGCCATCCGCTGCGTCTGTTATCCTGGTCTGCGGAACCTCAGCCTATTCGCTGGAGTCGCTGGCAGATGTGCTGACAACCGGAAGAACAATATAA
- the nagZ gene encoding beta-N-acetylhexosaminidase, producing the protein MDAGTDHNLRIRHKVGQMFMCGFMDTSPNKDILTLIQDYHIGGIIYFRRNIGTVEQVYACSAALQRAASEPLLIAIDQEGGMVARIEDGVTLMPGNMALGATRNPEGVRHAAAIAGAELRHLGINMNFAPCVDVNNNPANPVIGVRSYGESPLLVSEMGSAAAAGYQEAGVAATIKHFPGHGDTDTDSHLALPSISHNRERLGEVELLPFQKIIESGVDAVMTAHVVFKAYEDDIIPATLSENILTGLLRRELNFDGVIVTDCLEMNAISQTVGVGPGAVQAVKAGADLILVSHTYSWQVEAIEAVTEAVICGEISEARIDASVQRLASLKAKRGITGAEPQAFPAVQQQLATEASHEAARALSEQSITLLCDDGQLPLAEHQGIYVIWPEVRVNHEVVEALQEEMTLGKALKPYYDGVTERIIGVDPSAEEIALVLEESRSFTQIVAATYNADFSPGQRQILQELTARTGCRVIVVAVRNPYDFTAVSGIRTYIASYENKPLAMQSVAKVLAGQSFTRGVLPVTVGAFAYGSGILI; encoded by the coding sequence ATGGATGCTGGAACAGACCACAACCTTCGTATCCGCCATAAGGTGGGACAGATGTTCATGTGCGGATTTATGGACACATCCCCAAACAAGGATATTTTGACACTGATTCAGGATTATCATATTGGCGGCATTATCTATTTCCGGCGCAATATCGGAACGGTTGAGCAAGTGTACGCCTGTTCAGCCGCGCTGCAGCGGGCAGCGTCCGAGCCCCTGCTGATCGCGATTGATCAGGAAGGGGGCATGGTTGCCCGGATTGAGGACGGAGTCACCCTGATGCCCGGCAACATGGCACTGGGGGCAACCCGCAATCCGGAAGGGGTTCGGCATGCGGCGGCAATTGCCGGAGCAGAGCTGCGCCACCTGGGAATTAATATGAACTTTGCGCCATGTGTCGACGTTAATAACAATCCTGCCAACCCGGTCATTGGTGTGCGCTCTTATGGTGAATCACCGCTGCTGGTCAGCGAAATGGGCAGCGCAGCCGCTGCCGGCTATCAGGAAGCGGGCGTAGCGGCCACGATCAAGCATTTTCCAGGCCACGGAGACACGGATACGGATTCCCACCTGGCACTTCCGTCTATCAGCCATAACCGCGAAAGACTGGGGGAGGTTGAGCTGCTGCCGTTTCAGAAGATCATTGAATCCGGAGTCGATGCAGTCATGACTGCGCATGTCGTATTTAAGGCCTATGAGGATGACATCATTCCGGCAACCCTGTCTGAGAATATTCTGACCGGGCTGCTGCGCCGGGAGCTGAACTTTGACGGTGTCATCGTCACAGACTGTCTGGAGATGAACGCCATCTCGCAGACCGTCGGAGTGGGACCGGGAGCCGTGCAGGCGGTCAAAGCCGGGGCCGATCTTATCCTCGTCAGCCATACGTATAGCTGGCAGGTTGAGGCGATAGAGGCTGTAACTGAGGCTGTTATCTGCGGAGAGATTTCCGAGGCCAGAATCGATGCATCCGTGCAGCGGCTGGCAAGCCTTAAGGCCAAACGGGGAATTACCGGAGCAGAGCCGCAAGCCTTTCCGGCCGTACAGCAGCAGCTCGCTACCGAAGCATCGCATGAAGCAGCCCGTGCCCTCAGCGAACAGAGCATTACCTTATTATGTGACGACGGACAGCTTCCGCTGGCGGAACACCAAGGCATCTATGTCATCTGGCCGGAGGTCCGGGTCAATCATGAGGTAGTCGAAGCCCTGCAGGAGGAAATGACTCTTGGAAAGGCACTGAAGCCTTATTATGACGGGGTTACTGAACGGATTATCGGCGTTGACCCTTCAGCAGAGGAGATCGCGTTGGTGCTGGAGGAGAGCCGCTCCTTTACTCAGATTGTGGCAGCGACCTACAACGCCGATTTTTCGCCCGGTCAACGCCAGATTCTGCAGGAGCTTACTGCGCGGACAGGATGCAGGGTTATCGTTGTGGCAGTGCGTAACCCTTATGATTTTACCGCTGTATCCGGTATACGCACCTATATTGCTTCTTATGAGAATAAACCTCTGGCGATGCAGTCTGTGGCCAAGGTACTGGCAGGACAAAGCTTCACCCGCGGCGTACTTCCGGTAACGGTTGGAGCTTTTGCCTATGGATCGGGTATCTTAATCTAA
- a CDS encoding TetR/AcrR family transcriptional regulator — protein MNMKQHREARNKKEILEATVALLETSSYSSLTVESVAAQAGVGKATIYRWWNSKAQLVLDAFLMTVESEFDFDPGKPLKDNFKQQLGALARILGSSIGKSTLTIVTENEEIAGAFYHSFLIIKRNEARQVLQTAIDNGEVQSGIAMDIVLDLLYGPLYFQILIYKKLPDEAYIDNLLNHVMQGITISN, from the coding sequence ATGAATATGAAACAGCATAGGGAAGCCCGGAATAAAAAAGAAATCCTGGAAGCAACGGTAGCGCTATTGGAAACAAGCAGCTATTCCTCCTTAACGGTAGAGTCGGTTGCCGCACAAGCCGGAGTAGGCAAAGCAACGATATACAGATGGTGGAACAGTAAAGCCCAGCTGGTGCTGGATGCTTTTCTGATGACTGTGGAGTCCGAGTTTGATTTTGACCCCGGTAAGCCTCTTAAGGATAACTTCAAGCAGCAGCTCGGCGCATTAGCGCGTATTCTGGGCAGCAGCATCGGGAAGTCGACACTAACAATAGTTACCGAGAACGAGGAAATAGCTGGCGCCTTCTATCATTCATTTCTAATCATTAAAAGAAACGAAGCAAGGCAGGTACTCCAGACAGCCATCGACAACGGCGAGGTTCAATCCGGCATAGCCATGGATATCGTATTGGATCTGCTCTATGGACCTCTTTATTTTCAAATTCTCATCTATAAAAAGCTTCCGGATGAGGCGTACATCGACAATTTGTTAAATCATGTTATGCAAGGAATTACCATCTCAAATTAA
- a CDS encoding MFS transporter: MNQNTDLPRNNKSYSLMTLILFWCGLVIMTSMYITIPLSDVFAQAFQISVSQVAWIGSAFSLCYALGCLLYGPFSDRYGRKIFLVASIIGLTVITITIGFVNSFFWLIVLRGLQGLIAAAFAPISLVYAGEMFPPHKRLTAVGFISSGLLMAGIVGQVFSGIVNERLGWHGIFFVQGIVYGITAIIVITLLPKDDLHRPKEHILLKFKQMTGLLKQPQLLLAFSVTFVLLLSLVGMYTVLGSYLSSPKFGLSPQQILYIRAAGIAGMLLSPFAGRIAQKLGTAAVLRGGLALAAAGLFALGFSASLPVIILMSIVFVSGIALITPVIISIVSQLGGQSRGSAISFNAFILFLGASTGPMIALKLLKTGNYLLSFEILGSILVLGLLVSLFLRISSRAAVKSEKMSAAPAE, from the coding sequence ATGAATCAGAACACAGACCTGCCGCGTAACAACAAAAGCTATTCCTTAATGACCCTCATCTTATTCTGGTGCGGTCTGGTCATTATGACCAGTATGTATATAACCATTCCGCTCTCGGACGTGTTTGCTCAGGCGTTTCAGATCAGTGTAAGTCAGGTTGCCTGGATCGGCAGCGCATTTTCACTCTGTTATGCTCTGGGATGTCTGCTATACGGGCCTTTCTCAGACCGCTACGGACGCAAAATTTTCCTGGTAGCCAGCATTATCGGCCTTACTGTCATTACCATTACGATCGGATTTGTGAACAGCTTTTTCTGGCTTATTGTCCTCAGGGGCTTGCAGGGTCTGATCGCTGCCGCCTTTGCACCGATTTCGCTCGTATATGCCGGAGAGATGTTCCCTCCGCACAAAAGGCTGACTGCGGTTGGCTTCATCAGCTCCGGGCTGTTAATGGCAGGAATTGTGGGCCAGGTGTTTAGCGGAATTGTTAATGAGCGGCTGGGCTGGCATGGTATATTCTTCGTTCAGGGGATTGTGTACGGAATTACTGCAATCATCGTTATCACACTCTTGCCTAAAGATGATTTACACCGGCCTAAGGAGCATATACTCCTAAAATTCAAGCAGATGACAGGCTTGCTGAAGCAGCCGCAGCTGCTGTTGGCTTTTAGCGTAACCTTTGTTCTTCTGTTATCATTAGTGGGCATGTACACTGTGCTCGGAAGCTACTTAAGCTCGCCAAAGTTCGGCCTTTCGCCGCAGCAAATCCTGTATATCCGTGCAGCCGGAATTGCCGGCATGCTGTTGTCCCCCTTTGCCGGACGGATCGCTCAAAAGCTGGGAACTGCAGCTGTCCTGCGTGGCGGGTTAGCTCTCGCGGCAGCCGGGCTATTCGCATTAGGCTTTAGCGCGAGTCTGCCGGTTATCATCCTTATGAGCATTGTGTTTGTATCAGGCATCGCGCTGATTACTCCTGTGATCATTTCGATCGTCAGCCAGCTGGGCGGACAGTCCAGAGGCTCTGCGATTTCGTTCAATGCCTTCATCCTGTTTCTTGGCGCCAGCACAGGACCTATGATAGCATTAAAGCTGTTAAAGACCGGGAACTACTTGCTTTCCTTTGAGATACTGGGCTCTATTCTTGTATTGGGGCTGCTGGTGTCACTGTTCCTTAGAATATCCTCCAGAGCAGCTGTCAAAAGTGAAAAGATGTCTGCTGCGCCGGCCGAGTGA
- a CDS encoding nitroreductase family protein codes for MSTITGKYRKTNDFNKIALERRSVKVYDPEVKISREEMTEILAEATRAPSAINMQPWRFLVIDTPEGKEKLAPLASFNQTQALTSSAVIAVFYDADNTEFMDEIFGKSVELGYMPQEVMDMQLQQVKPYYANMSAAELRDVNLIDTGLISMQLMLVARAHGYDTNAMAGYAKDQIAEAFGLDKARFQPVMLISIGKAAKAGYPSYRLPVDTITTWA; via the coding sequence ATGAGTACAATTACCGGGAAATACCGTAAAACCAATGATTTCAATAAAATCGCCCTGGAGCGCCGTTCCGTTAAAGTCTACGATCCCGAAGTGAAAATTAGCCGGGAGGAAATGACCGAAATCCTGGCAGAGGCAACCCGCGCTCCTTCCGCAATAAACATGCAGCCATGGCGTTTTCTTGTCATTGACACACCTGAAGGTAAAGAGAAGCTTGCACCGCTGGCCTCATTCAACCAGACGCAGGCGCTGACCTCCTCAGCTGTAATTGCAGTATTTTACGATGCTGACAATACCGAATTCATGGATGAAATTTTCGGCAAATCCGTTGAGCTTGGATATATGCCTCAGGAAGTTATGGATATGCAGCTGCAGCAAGTGAAGCCTTATTATGCTAATATGTCTGCAGCCGAGCTGCGTGATGTGAACCTCATTGACACGGGCCTTATCTCAATGCAGCTAATGCTTGTTGCCCGTGCGCACGGCTATGATACGAACGCGATGGCTGGTTATGCCAAGGATCAGATTGCCGAGGCATTTGGCCTGGACAAGGCCCGCTTTCAGCCGGTAATGCTGATCTCAATAGGTAAAGCAGCCAAAGCAGGCTATCCTTCCTACCGTTTGCCGGTAGATACCATTACAACCTGGGCGTAA
- a CDS encoding MerR family transcriptional regulator codes for MKISEVANRIDLPISTIRYYEKMGIITDEYILREQNNYRNYTSDIIDYLQVVKNCLAVGFTINNIKSMISLKGITKEEHARIIKEKIAEIEAVQLNLENAKQTLYGLLQTDITCESGFGKHDRTVS; via the coding sequence GTGAAAATCAGTGAAGTGGCAAACAGGATTGACCTGCCCATTTCCACTATCCGTTATTATGAGAAGATGGGTATTATCACGGATGAGTACATTTTGCGGGAACAGAACAATTACCGGAATTATACCTCCGACATTATTGACTATCTGCAGGTCGTGAAAAATTGTCTAGCGGTCGGATTTACAATCAACAATATTAAATCTATGATTTCGTTAAAGGGAATAACAAAGGAAGAGCATGCACGCATCATTAAAGAAAAAATAGCAGAGATAGAAGCAGTCCAGCTTAATCTGGAGAATGCCAAACAAACGCTCTACGGACTACTTCAAACAGATATCACCTGTGAGAGCGGATTCGGGAAGCATGACAGGACCGTGAGCTGA
- a CDS encoding AAA family ATPase has translation MIYLRSFKLSDHISRNPNIYPDHVFKHKAGEVLLFDRVTVLYGNNGSGKSTLLNIIANKLGISGAEPMTSYGFSLFVQQFLDLSSCQLGYDKLERELQQLPEGSRYMKSEDILYEIKKIQQASVLREGLIHEQKKNGMSKTEAEQYEGSYAFQQKVKNIQFSQEKYSNGETSMQFFEEYLLPGQLYLLDEPETSLSPANQIKLAEQINELARYLDSQFIIATHSPFVLGTLQAKIYNLDANPLQTAEWYELDNVRFFHRFFDKHKQWFE, from the coding sequence ATGATCTATCTGAGGAGCTTCAAGCTATCTGATCATATCAGCCGAAATCCTAACATCTACCCCGATCATGTCTTTAAGCATAAGGCCGGGGAGGTGTTATTGTTTGACCGGGTAACCGTATTGTACGGTAATAACGGCAGCGGTAAATCCACTCTGCTTAATATCATTGCCAACAAGCTGGGTATATCGGGAGCTGAGCCGATGACAAGCTACGGGTTCAGCCTGTTTGTTCAGCAGTTCCTTGATTTAAGCAGCTGCCAGCTTGGCTATGACAAGCTGGAGCGGGAATTACAGCAGCTTCCGGAGGGAAGCCGTTATATGAAATCCGAGGACATATTGTATGAGATCAAGAAGATACAGCAGGCCTCCGTGCTGCGCGAAGGGCTAATACATGAGCAGAAGAAGAACGGGATGAGCAAGACGGAGGCAGAGCAATATGAAGGCTCATATGCGTTTCAGCAGAAGGTGAAGAACATCCAGTTTTCCCAGGAAAAATACTCCAACGGCGAAACCTCGATGCAGTTTTTTGAGGAATATCTGCTGCCCGGCCAATTGTATCTGCTGGACGAGCCGGAAACGTCACTTTCTCCCGCCAATCAGATCAAGCTGGCCGAGCAGATCAATGAGCTGGCCCGTTATTTGGACAGTCAGTTTATTATTGCTACACATTCTCCGTTTGTCTTAGGCACGCTGCAGGCCAAAATATACAACCTCGATGCTAATCCGCTGCAAACGGCCGAATGGTATGAGCTGGATAATGTACGGTTTTTCCACCGTTTTTTTGATAAGCATAAGCAGTGGTTTGAATGA
- a CDS encoding DinB family protein translates to MSDRMVAVLRRQFEPSLEMLQQLVDAGPDALWLDAKQKYWKHIFHTATSMKFWFRLQKEEEFIIPDFGRDITEALDEDCTDYPTKEEMKTYIQEIAGIARTFLDQLTDDNVMEPCVLFAEITNMDVVLMQIRHVQHHVGYCNSILNSNSLKAVEWV, encoded by the coding sequence ATGAGTGACAGAATGGTAGCTGTGTTAAGAAGACAGTTCGAGCCGTCGTTAGAAATGCTGCAGCAGCTGGTCGATGCCGGGCCTGATGCGCTTTGGCTGGATGCGAAGCAGAAGTACTGGAAGCATATTTTTCATACGGCAACGAGCATGAAATTCTGGTTCAGGCTGCAGAAGGAGGAAGAATTCATTATACCTGACTTCGGCAGAGATATAACGGAAGCGTTGGATGAGGATTGCACGGACTATCCCACCAAAGAGGAAATGAAGACTTACATACAGGAAATAGCAGGCATAGCCCGTACGTTTCTGGATCAGCTCACAGACGACAATGTAATGGAGCCCTGTGTCCTATTTGCTGAAATCACCAACATGGATGTTGTCCTGATGCAGATCCGCCATGTGCAGCACCATGTAGGATATTGCAACAGTATCCTGAATTCCAACTCACTCAAAGCAGTAGAATGGGTGTAA
- a CDS encoding heavy metal translocating P-type ATPase has protein sequence MEASSSLVKRKVLLKGLDCANCALKIEDGVKKIDGISSCSVNYVNQSLTMEFDSAREAEIMDSARKKVKLLEPGIAFISQIKPSAPKIAGHRGKESNSETGQHDHTDGSSHSHHTHQHEVGADHDHAHAHAHAEEDHGHSHDHGAGGVRTMIIRLIAGSAIGAAAMLLTLNPTAELLLFLVSYLIVGGDIVLRALRNIIRGKVFDEHFLMSIATIGAFTIGEYPEGVAVMLFYQVGELFQSIAVNRSRKSISSLLDLRPDYANVKTGDEIKRVNPEEVRVGDRIIVRPGERVPLDGVVLEGSSAMDTSALTGESIPREVAAGDDVLSGFINKNGVLTIEVAKTFGDSTVAKILDLVENASSKKAETEKFITKFARYYTPVVVIVALLLAVLPPLLLAGETFSEWVYRALVFLVISCPCALVISIPLGFFGGIGAASKNGVLVKGSNYLEGLNDVKYVVFDKTGTLTKGSFKVNAIVSAGEWSKEDILQYAAYAEMHSTHPIAQSIREAYGVELDERRISDYNEISGHGIQVTFEGSSVLAGNAKLMQAEGISFQEPSEVGTIVHLAINKGYAGYIVIADEVKEDSAAAIRSLKQLGVKKVVMLTGDNKAVGEEIGRRLGVDEVHAELLPQHKVEELEKLDASKSAKEKIIFVGDGINDTPVLARADIGVAMGGLGSDAAIEAADIVIMTDEPSKLSSAIQIAKRTRAIVWQNIVFALLVKGLFLLLGAFGIATMWEAVIADVGVSLVAVLNAMRVLKAQPAPRV, from the coding sequence ATGGAAGCAAGCTCATCCTTAGTCAAACGTAAGGTTCTGCTGAAAGGATTGGATTGTGCCAACTGCGCACTGAAGATTGAAGACGGCGTAAAGAAAATTGACGGTATTTCTTCCTGCTCTGTAAATTACGTGAACCAGTCATTGACGATGGAGTTCGACTCTGCCCGTGAAGCGGAAATTATGGATTCCGCCCGGAAGAAAGTGAAGCTACTTGAACCGGGAATTGCATTTATCAGCCAAATTAAACCCTCTGCTCCAAAAATAGCGGGCCATCGCGGTAAAGAAAGCAACAGTGAGACTGGACAGCATGATCATACAGATGGCAGTAGCCACTCTCATCATACTCATCAGCACGAGGTCGGTGCAGACCACGATCACGCGCATGCTCATGCTCATGCGGAGGAGGATCACGGACATAGCCATGACCACGGTGCCGGCGGCGTCCGGACAATGATCATACGCCTGATTGCGGGCTCTGCGATCGGCGCTGCAGCTATGCTCCTGACGCTTAATCCGACAGCCGAGCTTCTGCTGTTCCTTGTCTCTTACCTTATTGTAGGCGGAGATATCGTACTTAGAGCGCTCAGAAACATTATCCGGGGAAAAGTGTTCGACGAGCATTTTCTCATGTCCATTGCAACCATCGGCGCTTTTACCATCGGTGAATATCCTGAAGGCGTAGCGGTCATGCTGTTTTACCAGGTAGGGGAGCTTTTTCAGAGCATCGCCGTTAACCGTTCCCGTAAATCCATCAGCTCTCTGCTCGATCTCCGGCCGGATTATGCCAATGTGAAGACCGGTGATGAAATCAAGCGGGTTAATCCTGAAGAGGTCAGAGTCGGTGACAGGATCATTGTCCGGCCGGGTGAACGCGTACCGCTGGACGGAGTTGTGCTGGAAGGCAGCTCGGCGATGGATACTTCCGCACTGACAGGAGAATCCATACCGCGAGAAGTTGCCGCAGGCGATGATGTACTGAGCGGCTTTATCAACAAAAACGGAGTGCTGACGATAGAGGTGGCCAAAACCTTTGGAGACTCTACGGTAGCCAAGATTCTCGATCTGGTTGAGAATGCCAGCAGCAAAAAGGCGGAGACCGAGAAATTCATCACCAAATTTGCCCGTTACTATACACCTGTTGTAGTCATTGTTGCTTTGCTACTTGCGGTTCTGCCGCCGCTATTGTTAGCCGGTGAGACCTTCTCTGAATGGGTCTACCGCGCTTTGGTCTTCCTGGTTATCTCTTGCCCTTGTGCTTTGGTGATATCGATACCGTTAGGCTTCTTTGGCGGGATTGGAGCTGCTTCCAAGAATGGCGTGCTCGTTAAAGGAAGTAACTACTTAGAAGGGCTCAACGATGTAAAATATGTGGTTTTTGACAAAACGGGTACTCTTACAAAAGGCTCATTTAAGGTAAATGCCATTGTATCTGCCGGGGAATGGAGTAAAGAGGATATCCTGCAGTACGCCGCTTACGCGGAAATGCACTCTACACATCCTATTGCACAGTCCATTAGAGAGGCTTATGGCGTTGAGCTGGATGAACGGCGGATATCCGATTACAACGAAATATCCGGTCATGGTATACAGGTTACATTCGAAGGCAGCTCCGTTCTTGCCGGTAATGCCAAGCTGATGCAGGCTGAAGGAATCTCCTTCCAGGAGCCTTCAGAGGTTGGGACCATAGTACACCTGGCCATTAACAAAGGTTACGCAGGTTATATTGTAATAGCGGATGAGGTAAAAGAGGATTCGGCAGCTGCTATCCGTTCACTCAAGCAGCTTGGCGTAAAGAAGGTTGTAATGCTCACCGGAGATAACAAAGCGGTAGGCGAAGAAATTGGACGGAGGCTGGGCGTTGATGAAGTTCATGCCGAGCTGCTGCCGCAGCACAAGGTAGAAGAGCTGGAGAAGCTGGATGCTTCCAAATCAGCTAAAGAAAAAATCATCTTTGTCGGCGATGGCATTAACGATACACCGGTTCTGGCCAGAGCCGATATCGGTGTCGCTATGGGAGGACTCGGCTCTGACGCGGCCATTGAAGCAGCGGATATTGTGATTATGACCGATGAACCCTCCAAGCTGTCTTCCGCCATTCAAATTGCCAAAAGAACACGTGCCATTGTCTGGCAGAATATCGTATTCGCCTTGCTCGTTAAAGGACTGTTCCTGCTGTTAGGAGCTTTCGGTATAGCTACCATGTGGGAGGCTGTAATCGCCGATGTAGGCGTGAGTCTGGTAGCAGTCCTTAACGCAATGCGCGTACTAAAAGCCCAGCCCGCTCCAAGGGTATAA